The following coding sequences are from one Paenibacillus sp. FSL R5-0912 window:
- a CDS encoding PD-(D/E)XK nuclease family protein: MNHNWFADLYEICNNDPFRRKILLVDHYDQGEQWLNRITMEHGPLLGVETETLRSLVMKRTKLELVKRGLRLVNSKQTFWVVQNLMVDMAERDDKYIPAVMITPGIVQSFHHAIEELRGAGICASELSISVFEHEQKGLYITELLVLYEQWLEHNHFTDFAGLLDYIPEGDRSADNHLFILRDWERFSSVEKEMLRRIAGDGLLILPQTGAFPSTLQNGDHVAVQLYHATGILAEVREAFRRICNTDSSFDHAEIVVSNYEAYSSTIYTLSQTLDIPCTFSQGMPVTYTKVGKAALVYLEWLECNYDVECLLKALRHDYISFHPIGNSVDQADLILALEQSGIGWGRQRYSMLEAAGNAELKGRHAEAIRLLNRGFKGLFQSLPDAHQVTWTPMMILHSLINLLEKHTVSSSEADSLVITELIDQMKLLEVVSPRTFSSETALRYVKDMVEGIRIFGSGPSCGKLHISSLQDGGISGRTQTYILGMSNEAWSLQLRQDPVLLDMERKSLDGLLLSTEWTENIIRERETRLGLLSGQVTLSYSSYDPAEQKEIIPAFALLQAARIVTGDSQMDLTGLGQVLGRLVGYMSIDPNGEHLLDGTDRWLGRFHTEGELKDGFSSLRQSFPFAAKLEQAEMRISEGTLSEYEGVLSTDTFTVSYLNNPEAYLSVTQLERYAECPKRFFFSQILKLRAKETAEFDRSKWLDAASRGSLLHSIFYHYLKEMSAGSINENRPKHDEHRLQEITEQVIREYEAKVPPPTPHIFHKECDSLRRDVAIFYQMEQKAEGRPRFFELELTIDGQPMSVNLDNGLVIRMKGFVDRVDEIGPHKYKIYDYKTGSPAKYDENEYFSQGTQLQHALYAVAVEQWLKHTGMDTEARVVEAAYYFPTERGKGDEVSRVQNKTAELSELVGHLLASMESGTFTATTELKRCSYCDYGAVCKDESERTKAKWDLEPNTPLLHHIKEVERFG; this comes from the coding sequence TTGAACCATAATTGGTTTGCGGATTTGTATGAAATATGCAATAACGATCCCTTTCGTAGAAAGATCCTCCTTGTGGATCATTATGATCAGGGTGAGCAGTGGCTGAATCGGATAACAATGGAACACGGCCCTCTTTTAGGTGTGGAAACAGAAACGTTGAGGTCTCTCGTTATGAAGCGGACAAAGCTGGAACTGGTTAAACGAGGGCTTCGTCTTGTAAATAGTAAACAGACGTTCTGGGTTGTCCAAAATCTTATGGTTGATATGGCAGAGCGTGACGATAAATATATACCAGCCGTGATGATTACCCCAGGTATCGTTCAAAGCTTTCACCACGCGATTGAGGAACTCCGAGGGGCGGGGATTTGCGCTTCAGAGCTTTCTATTTCTGTTTTTGAACATGAGCAAAAAGGTCTCTACATAACTGAACTGCTCGTTTTATATGAACAATGGCTGGAACACAATCACTTTACTGATTTTGCAGGTCTGCTTGATTACATACCAGAAGGTGATAGATCAGCGGATAACCATCTCTTCATCCTTAGAGATTGGGAGCGGTTCTCTTCAGTGGAGAAAGAAATGCTGAGACGCATCGCTGGAGATGGACTGCTCATTCTTCCGCAAACTGGAGCTTTCCCGTCAACCCTGCAGAATGGTGATCATGTTGCTGTTCAGTTGTACCATGCCACAGGAATCTTAGCTGAGGTTCGTGAAGCATTCCGTCGTATCTGCAATACGGATTCTTCCTTCGATCACGCGGAGATCGTAGTCTCTAATTATGAGGCTTATAGTTCAACGATTTATACCCTCAGCCAAACTCTCGATATTCCTTGTACATTTTCCCAAGGTATGCCCGTTACTTATACAAAGGTCGGAAAGGCTGCGCTTGTTTATCTCGAATGGCTGGAATGCAACTACGATGTAGAGTGCTTACTTAAGGCTCTTCGGCACGATTATATATCATTTCATCCTATTGGAAACTCTGTGGACCAGGCTGATCTCATCCTTGCTTTGGAGCAAAGCGGAATCGGCTGGGGGAGACAACGGTATTCCATGTTAGAGGCCGCAGGTAATGCTGAGTTAAAGGGACGACATGCTGAAGCGATCAGGCTGTTAAACCGGGGGTTTAAAGGATTGTTTCAAAGTCTGCCTGATGCGCATCAAGTGACGTGGACTCCTATGATGATTCTGCATTCATTAATAAATCTTCTTGAAAAGCACACTGTTTCGTCCAGTGAGGCTGACTCACTCGTTATCACTGAACTGATTGATCAAATGAAGCTGCTGGAAGTTGTCTCTCCTCGTACGTTCTCCAGCGAGACCGCGCTGCGTTATGTAAAAGACATGGTAGAGGGTATTCGTATCTTTGGAAGCGGACCATCTTGCGGAAAGCTGCATATCTCTTCGCTTCAAGATGGCGGCATATCGGGAAGAACTCAGACGTACATCCTGGGCATGAGTAATGAGGCTTGGTCCTTACAGCTTCGGCAGGATCCTGTATTACTGGATATGGAACGCAAGAGTCTTGATGGGTTACTCTTATCTACTGAGTGGACAGAGAATATTATTCGTGAACGTGAGACCCGATTAGGATTGCTGTCAGGACAAGTTACGCTGAGCTATTCCAGCTATGATCCGGCAGAGCAGAAGGAAATCATTCCGGCTTTTGCGTTATTACAGGCTGCTAGAATCGTAACGGGCGATAGTCAGATGGATCTGACTGGACTAGGACAGGTACTGGGTAGACTGGTTGGATATATGTCGATTGATCCGAATGGAGAGCATTTGTTGGATGGGACGGATCGCTGGCTTGGACGGTTCCACACTGAGGGGGAACTGAAAGATGGCTTTTCATCACTACGTCAATCCTTTCCATTCGCCGCTAAGTTGGAACAAGCAGAGATGCGTATTAGTGAAGGAACCCTGTCAGAATATGAGGGAGTGCTCTCTACGGATACTTTTACGGTTAGTTATCTAAACAATCCTGAGGCGTACCTGAGTGTGACGCAACTTGAAAGATATGCGGAATGCCCAAAGAGGTTCTTCTTTTCTCAGATTCTGAAGCTCAGGGCAAAAGAGACTGCTGAATTCGATCGTTCCAAATGGCTGGATGCAGCTAGCAGAGGCAGCTTGCTTCACAGTATCTTTTACCACTATCTGAAAGAAATGTCCGCAGGTTCTATAAATGAGAATAGGCCTAAACATGATGAACACAGGCTTCAGGAAATCACAGAGCAGGTCATCCGTGAGTATGAAGCGAAGGTACCGCCGCCAACTCCCCATATCTTTCATAAAGAATGTGATTCGCTGCGGAGGGATGTCGCCATTTTTTATCAGATGGAGCAAAAAGCCGAGGGACGGCCACGTTTTTTTGAACTCGAATTGACAATAGATGGTCAACCTATGAGTGTTAATCTGGATAATGGTCTTGTCATAAGAATGAAGGGATTTGTGGACAGGGTTGATGAGATCGGGCCGCACAAGTACAAGATCTATGATTACAAAACAGGCAGTCCGGCGAAGTATGACGAGAATGAGTATTTCTCACAGGGGACGCAGCTTCAGCATGCATTGTATGCTGTTGCGGTTGAACAGTGGCTTAAGCATACCGGTATGGATACGGAGGCGCGTGTTGTAGAGGCAGCCTATTACTTCCCAACGGAACGAGGCAAAGGCGATGAGGTATCCCGGGTTCAAAATAAGACGGCCGAACTCTCGGAGTTAGTGGGACATTTATTAGCTTCGATGGAGTCAGGAACATTTACCGCAACAACAGAGTTGAAACGATGTTCCTATTGCGATTATGGAGCGGTATGCAAGGATGAATCAGAACGTACGAAGGCAAAATGGGATTTAGAACCCAATACTCCATTGCTTCACCATATCAAGGAGGTAGAGCGTTTTGGTTGA
- a CDS encoding UvrD-helicase domain-containing protein: protein MVDDRAARERIAEILDRTLMVEAGAGSGKTTSLVGRMIALIESGSAMAEQIAAITFTRKAADELKSRFSLELERLIRKAIEPQKALLQRALQEIDRCYIGTIHSFCGRLLRERPIEARLDPMFREIEEDEASLLQDQCWDEYLASLIEKGKEDEMADLASLQVNVEDLRQVYKRVCGYTDVHIETVASPRPDFDLIRLSLPQMIEEAGRYIPTQKPAQGWDTLQLLVRDGKRMLQLHGLDDDMRILQLALMFERKINVTLNRWTDSAMAKEYKVMFLEWQSRVLFPFLGAWREHLYPQLIDFVSPAVDYGAHKRNEIGVLDFQDLLMRATALLREHEHVRRFFTARYTRLFIDEFQDTDPIQAELMFLLTGDDPREANWRRITPKPGSLFVVGDPKQSIYRFRRADISTYNWVKNRISSCGEVLQLSANFRSIHHLGQFTNDEFQSRFPEAESEHQAAFVHMDTRTANPENGVQHGVYTMTHAKMAGGQAAIAEADANRAARYIAWACSGKLKIQEKQPGSDGSYIFRDATPSDFLVLLKRKDFLHLYAAKLEQYGVPSITAGSSAIYEEIDALAVLASCLNDLGDPVSLLAVLKGMLFSCSDNALFHYKMQGFPLTYTTLPNQAEVGTIALPVYEALVRLAEYADLIRKMPALPALLHIIENLGMIPLAAVSKTGRARAGTLIKLLHLLHKDSLVAASWPELSSYLMRVVKEAKLECGDLFVGEQDAVRIMNLHKAKGLEAPVVLLACPCGESDHDAAEHVDRMGDSARGYFSITRRRGYQEDVIAHPPGWQELAERERLYMNAEKERLLYVAATRAKQLMIISRYPDKSAIDPWSSFDSGIQEDRELDDPEVMPEVPSRYEGVHDEMADEDKGRQWRSRLAHPTYQTTSVTKLAKSGAVQPPRPLTGRGMAFGSVVHRCIELLGTGIGAEEMELSIGMIAEKEGMDEALISDVNKMLEDVVNHPLWIRALAAKRRIHELSLRTVRTDMYLESEASTAGSTAKTLYLKGVIDFLFEEEDGWVVVDFKTDVYEEGQQAAFVGFYKPQVRAYVGELERAFGMKVKEAGLYFLNGNEYVIL, encoded by the coding sequence TTGGTTGATGATAGGGCGGCCAGAGAGCGAATTGCAGAGATACTAGACCGGACATTGATGGTGGAAGCAGGGGCAGGATCGGGGAAGACGACATCACTCGTTGGCCGAATGATAGCTCTGATTGAGTCAGGGAGCGCCATGGCCGAGCAGATTGCAGCCATTACGTTCACGCGGAAAGCGGCGGATGAGCTGAAGAGTAGGTTCAGTCTGGAGCTGGAGCGGCTGATACGTAAGGCGATAGAGCCGCAGAAGGCTCTGCTGCAGCGGGCATTACAGGAGATCGATCGGTGCTATATTGGCACGATTCATTCTTTTTGCGGCAGACTGCTTAGGGAGAGACCGATTGAGGCGAGACTGGATCCCATGTTCCGTGAGATTGAAGAAGATGAAGCTAGCTTATTGCAGGACCAATGCTGGGATGAGTATCTGGCGAGCTTGATCGAGAAGGGTAAGGAAGATGAGATGGCGGACCTTGCGTCCTTGCAAGTAAACGTGGAGGATCTGCGCCAGGTATATAAACGGGTATGCGGCTATACCGATGTACACATTGAGACGGTTGCCTCTCCTAGACCTGACTTTGACCTTATTCGCTTATCTCTGCCGCAGATGATAGAAGAAGCGGGTCGTTATATTCCAACACAGAAGCCAGCACAAGGCTGGGATACGCTGCAGCTACTAGTTCGTGATGGCAAGAGAATGTTGCAGCTACACGGACTTGATGATGATATGCGTATACTGCAGCTCGCATTGATGTTTGAGCGAAAAATCAATGTTACCTTAAATCGATGGACAGATAGTGCTATGGCAAAGGAATACAAAGTTATGTTCCTGGAATGGCAAAGCCGCGTCTTGTTTCCCTTCCTTGGTGCTTGGCGCGAGCATCTATATCCGCAGTTGATTGATTTCGTCAGTCCTGCTGTTGATTATGGCGCACACAAGCGAAACGAAATAGGCGTTCTGGACTTTCAGGATCTGCTGATGCGGGCAACAGCTTTACTCCGTGAGCATGAGCATGTACGGCGTTTTTTTACTGCTCGTTATACACGTCTGTTCATAGATGAATTTCAGGACACCGATCCCATTCAGGCAGAGCTGATGTTTCTGCTGACAGGTGATGACCCGAGAGAGGCGAATTGGAGACGGATTACACCTAAACCGGGCTCCTTATTTGTTGTTGGAGATCCTAAACAGTCGATCTATCGGTTCCGGCGCGCGGATATTTCTACCTATAATTGGGTCAAGAACAGGATCAGTTCCTGTGGTGAGGTCCTGCAGCTAAGTGCGAACTTTCGCTCAATCCACCATCTTGGTCAATTTACAAATGATGAGTTTCAAAGTCGCTTTCCGGAGGCTGAATCTGAACATCAGGCGGCTTTTGTACATATGGATACACGAACGGCTAATCCGGAGAATGGTGTACAGCATGGAGTCTACACAATGACTCATGCGAAAATGGCTGGAGGGCAAGCGGCGATTGCCGAAGCAGATGCAAACCGGGCCGCTCGTTATATTGCCTGGGCTTGCAGCGGCAAATTGAAGATTCAGGAGAAGCAGCCGGGAAGTGACGGTAGTTATATTTTTAGAGACGCAACTCCGAGTGACTTTCTGGTACTGCTGAAACGAAAAGATTTCCTACATCTCTACGCTGCAAAACTGGAGCAGTATGGAGTTCCTTCTATTACGGCTGGAAGCTCGGCGATATACGAAGAGATCGATGCGCTTGCTGTGCTGGCAAGTTGTCTTAATGACCTTGGAGATCCAGTATCCCTGCTAGCTGTGCTGAAGGGGATGTTATTTAGTTGCAGTGATAATGCACTCTTCCATTATAAGATGCAAGGGTTTCCGTTAACCTATACTACTTTACCGAATCAGGCAGAGGTCGGGACGATAGCACTGCCAGTATATGAAGCACTGGTACGACTCGCTGAATATGCGGATCTGATCCGGAAGATGCCGGCATTACCGGCACTGTTACATATCATAGAGAATCTAGGGATGATTCCCCTCGCAGCAGTTAGTAAGACCGGCCGGGCGCGTGCCGGCACATTGATCAAACTGTTACATCTGCTGCACAAGGACAGCCTAGTTGCAGCAAGTTGGCCGGAACTGAGCTCGTATCTGATGCGGGTCGTAAAAGAAGCGAAGCTAGAGTGTGGAGATCTGTTCGTAGGTGAGCAGGATGCTGTTCGCATTATGAACCTACATAAGGCCAAAGGGCTTGAGGCACCAGTTGTACTGCTGGCTTGTCCTTGCGGAGAGTCTGACCATGATGCCGCAGAGCATGTGGACCGGATGGGAGATTCCGCGCGCGGATATTTCAGCATCACACGGCGAAGAGGATATCAAGAGGATGTGATTGCTCATCCACCAGGCTGGCAAGAACTGGCTGAGCGGGAGCGATTGTATATGAATGCGGAAAAGGAACGGCTGCTATATGTCGCAGCTACCCGCGCCAAGCAGCTTATGATCATTAGTCGATATCCGGACAAATCGGCGATCGATCCATGGAGCAGCTTCGATAGTGGGATTCAGGAAGATAGAGAGCTGGATGATCCTGAAGTTATGCCAGAGGTGCCTTCACGTTACGAAGGGGTACATGATGAAATGGCTGACGAAGATAAGGGCCGTCAGTGGCGAAGCCGGCTGGCACACCCAACGTATCAGACGACTTCGGTAACGAAACTGGCGAAGTCCGGAGCCGTTCAGCCACCTCGACCGCTTACGGGCAGAGGCATGGCGTTCGGCAGCGTGGTTCATCGCTGTATTGAGCTGCTAGGGACGGGCATCGGAGCCGAGGAGATGGAACTGAGCATCGGGATGATCGCTGAAAAAGAGGGTATGGATGAAGCGCTGATATCGGATGTTAATAAGATGCTGGAAGATGTTGTGAATCATCCGTTGTGGATACGTGCGCTGGCGGCGAAGCGGCGGATTCATGAGTTGTCGTTACGTACGGTGAGGACGGATATGTATCTGGAGAGTGAAGCATCGACAGCAGGCTCCACAGCAAAGACACTATATTTGAAAGGCGTTATTGACTTCCTATTTGAAGAGGAGGACGGCTGGGTAGTTGTAGATTTTAAGACGGATGTATATGAAGAGGGACAGCAGGCGGCGTTTGTGGGATTTTATAAGCCGCAGGTTAGGGCTTATGTGGGAGAGTTGGAGAGAGCGTTTGGAATGAAAGTGAAAGAGGCGGGGCTTTATTTTTTGAATGGTAATGAGTATGTGATATTATGA
- a CDS encoding DUF4145 domain-containing protein — MVSLFSFLEEAHNGLSVLAVEAEEAVWSNPRATLTQGRLFSEELAAIVSKQENLENVFALKHHERIHKLSREGILPEEIKTSFEWLRLSGNQASHDVKSIPIELAFTAHRHIFALASWYVESYGSLEIETPAYQMPLQPSKSRPDLAPNEFVSEQLGQLLNEQIETKLLPTLTEQFKFLHDSISKVAGSLDEWTRQKPVAVEESNLNGGMPAPAKVSNVAELIESPDIKVRLEIGNYLVSRGLSTIDKRPNNGALWVIGGWELKDELFPLKDQGLYFKFARNGSQSTKRQPAWFLTGKDPSAERNLSLNGIQVQETVRVLEDHRFALELVNDDLSIIDQTEGLFEPSVELLNETNQREVEKTPDIQGAKESSAEVVLEELLTDSSPADTEDIVRTYHQREIRFPASMSDLTLDELQITGCDALLRCMSEECGWLSIHDLPQELSKITEGVSGAGEKTIAKFIKQLEQSIQDEKKLIGSGNRKANLVIAYRAQKKKLGRRPTYMEMHQQGTCDSKEFRQLFGSYYMFLLKAKEMDKQEAAAAQRYEKWLLEVESTIMRKSYKMVVLLSMLERGLEGWMQPITAEESAPFFYAYYMNDPDKKSIDFSDDESRKLWDEPLDRTARLIARMPMGTWSSSSDKVVAYAKGQFKLLFNIRENDRQLLYVWTREICDYRLASYFERKSELFRML; from the coding sequence ATGGTGTCATTATTCTCCTTTTTGGAAGAGGCCCATAATGGGCTCTCCGTCTTAGCTGTTGAAGCGGAAGAAGCGGTGTGGAGCAATCCACGTGCTACGCTAACGCAAGGCAGGCTATTCAGTGAAGAATTGGCCGCTATCGTATCCAAGCAAGAGAATCTGGAAAATGTATTTGCCTTAAAACATCACGAGCGAATACATAAGCTGTCTCGGGAAGGGATCTTGCCTGAAGAGATCAAGACTAGTTTTGAATGGCTGCGTTTGAGTGGAAATCAGGCCTCCCACGATGTCAAATCAATTCCCATTGAGCTCGCATTTACAGCCCACAGACATATCTTCGCGCTGGCTTCGTGGTATGTAGAATCCTATGGATCCTTGGAGATTGAGACACCAGCCTATCAGATGCCCTTGCAGCCTTCGAAAAGCAGACCCGATCTCGCTCCAAATGAATTTGTAAGTGAACAATTGGGTCAGCTATTGAATGAGCAGATTGAGACGAAGCTGCTTCCGACATTGACGGAACAGTTCAAATTTCTACATGATAGCATCTCCAAGGTGGCAGGCAGTCTGGATGAATGGACACGGCAAAAACCGGTGGCAGTAGAAGAGAGCAATTTAAACGGCGGAATGCCAGCTCCAGCAAAAGTGTCTAATGTAGCTGAGTTAATCGAATCTCCAGATATAAAAGTGAGGCTGGAAATCGGTAACTACCTGGTCAGCCGCGGGCTTTCCACCATTGACAAACGGCCAAACAATGGAGCTCTGTGGGTGATCGGTGGATGGGAACTCAAAGATGAACTATTTCCGTTGAAAGATCAGGGTCTTTATTTCAAATTCGCCAGAAACGGTAGCCAATCAACCAAACGGCAGCCGGCTTGGTTCTTGACCGGGAAAGACCCTTCCGCTGAGCGCAACTTGAGTTTAAATGGGATTCAGGTGCAAGAGACGGTTCGAGTTCTTGAGGACCATAGATTTGCACTTGAACTGGTTAATGATGATCTGTCGATAATTGATCAAACTGAGGGGCTATTCGAACCGTCAGTTGAATTATTGAATGAAACGAACCAGCGGGAAGTTGAGAAAACTCCTGATATACAGGGAGCGAAAGAATCGAGCGCAGAGGTAGTTTTGGAAGAACTGCTTACAGATAGCTCACCTGCTGACACTGAAGATATCGTTCGTACCTATCATCAGCGCGAAATTCGTTTTCCAGCATCTATGTCCGATCTTACACTGGACGAACTGCAAATCACGGGCTGCGATGCGCTACTTCGTTGTATGAGCGAAGAATGCGGATGGTTATCAATCCATGATCTTCCACAGGAGCTTTCGAAAATCACAGAAGGTGTTAGTGGGGCTGGGGAGAAGACCATTGCCAAATTCATTAAGCAGCTGGAACAATCGATCCAGGATGAGAAGAAACTAATCGGTTCCGGTAACCGCAAGGCCAATCTGGTTATTGCGTATAGAGCGCAGAAAAAGAAACTGGGCAGACGCCCAACGTACATGGAAATGCATCAGCAGGGCACTTGTGACAGTAAGGAGTTTCGCCAACTGTTTGGCTCATACTACATGTTTCTGTTGAAGGCCAAAGAAATGGACAAGCAAGAAGCCGCAGCGGCTCAGCGCTATGAGAAATGGCTGCTTGAAGTAGAGTCGACGATCATGCGGAAAAGCTATAAGATGGTTGTTCTGCTCAGTATGTTGGAGCGCGGACTGGAGGGCTGGATGCAGCCGATTACAGCCGAAGAATCTGCTCCCTTTTTCTATGCCTATTATATGAATGACCCGGATAAGAAGAGCATTGATTTCTCGGATGATGAGTCGCGTAAGCTTTGGGACGAACCGCTTGACAGAACAGCTCGCCTTATTGCGCGGATGCCTATGGGTACCTGGAGCAGCAGCTCCGATAAGGTGGTAGCCTACGCGAAAGGGCAGTTCAAACTGTTGTTTAATATCCGGGAGAATGACCGGCAATTGCTTTATGTGTGGACGCGTGAGATTTGTGATTATCGGCTTGCTAGTTATTTTGAGCGTAAGTCTGAGCTGTTTAGAATGTTATAA
- a CDS encoding type I restriction-modification system subunit M, which yields MAIKKQTKQVSIEETLWDSANKLRGSVESSEYKHVVLGLIFLKFASDKFEERRAELVTEGKEKYVEMVEFYTMKNVFYLPDISRWSFLIENAKQEDVALKIDTALFTLEKNNPSLKGALPDNYYSRLGLDVSKLASLIDTINNIDTLKDKQQDIVGRVYEYFLSKFALAEGKGKGEFYTPKSIVNLIAELLEPYKGKIYDPACGSGGMFVQSVKFIEAHHGNTKDISIYGQEYTSTTYKLAKMNLAIRGISANLGDTAEDTFFKDQHKDLKADFIMANPPFNQKQWRADTELTDDPRWAGYEVPPTGNANYAWILNIVSKLSDNGVAGYLLANGALSGGGDEYKIRRKLIENNLVEAILVLPRNLFYTTDISVTLWILNKNKKARTIEQNGNLKKYRNRADEILFMDLRQMGVPFEKKYIQFSDADIKKVATTYHNWQQSNYENTYQNTAEFCYSAKLHEVVKKDFSLVPSKYIEFVNRDESIDFSEKMAALQSEFAELLKAEENSKKELLTVFKELGYEIKL from the coding sequence ATGGCTATAAAAAAACAAACCAAACAAGTCAGTATCGAAGAAACCCTTTGGGATTCTGCTAATAAGCTACGTGGCTCAGTTGAGTCATCAGAATACAAACACGTCGTTCTCGGGCTTATATTTTTGAAATTCGCTAGTGATAAGTTTGAAGAACGCAGAGCAGAACTGGTCACCGAAGGAAAAGAGAAGTATGTAGAAATGGTAGAGTTCTACACCATGAAGAATGTGTTTTACTTGCCCGACATTTCACGATGGAGTTTCCTGATTGAAAATGCAAAACAAGAGGACGTTGCTCTAAAAATTGACACTGCGCTCTTTACTCTTGAAAAGAACAATCCGTCTCTTAAAGGTGCTTTACCTGATAACTATTATTCGCGATTAGGTCTGGATGTAAGTAAACTTGCTTCCTTAATTGATACAATCAATAATATTGACACTCTAAAAGACAAACAGCAAGACATTGTGGGGCGTGTTTATGAATATTTCCTTAGTAAGTTTGCACTGGCAGAAGGAAAAGGCAAGGGAGAATTCTATACCCCTAAAAGTATCGTAAACCTTATTGCTGAGTTGCTTGAACCTTATAAAGGTAAAATCTATGACCCTGCTTGTGGATCGGGTGGTATGTTTGTTCAATCTGTAAAGTTTATTGAAGCGCACCACGGAAATACAAAGGATATTTCTATTTATGGACAGGAGTACACCTCTACTACTTACAAACTGGCTAAGATGAATCTTGCTATCAGGGGGATTTCTGCCAACCTTGGTGATACGGCTGAGGATACTTTTTTCAAAGATCAGCACAAGGATTTAAAAGCTGATTTCATAATGGCAAACCCTCCGTTTAACCAAAAACAATGGAGAGCTGATACTGAGTTGACAGATGATCCGCGTTGGGCAGGTTATGAAGTCCCCCCCACTGGAAACGCCAATTATGCATGGATTTTAAATATCGTTTCTAAATTGTCTGACAATGGTGTGGCTGGATATTTGTTGGCGAATGGTGCACTAAGCGGCGGTGGAGATGAATATAAAATACGCAGAAAGCTTATTGAAAATAATCTGGTGGAAGCCATTTTGGTTCTACCCCGAAACCTGTTTTATACCACAGATATCAGTGTTACACTTTGGATACTTAATAAAAATAAAAAAGCCCGGACAATAGAGCAAAATGGAAATCTTAAAAAATATCGTAACCGCGCAGATGAAATCCTCTTTATGGATTTAAGGCAAATGGGCGTTCCGTTTGAAAAGAAATACATCCAATTTTCAGATGCAGATATTAAAAAAGTGGCCACTACTTACCATAATTGGCAACAAAGTAATTACGAAAATACCTACCAGAATACCGCGGAGTTTTGTTACAGTGCAAAGTTGCATGAAGTAGTGAAGAAAGATTTCTCTTTAGTACCTAGTAAATATATTGAGTTCGTTAACCGTGATGAGAGCATTGATTTTAGTGAGAAGATGGCGGCTTTGCAATCAGAATTTGCTGAATTACTGAAAGCTGAAGAAAATTCTAAGAAAGAATTACTTACCGTTTTTAAGGAGCTAGGTTATGAAATCAAATTATAA
- a CDS encoding restriction endonuclease subunit S, which yields MKSNYKRLGDYIHKVDNRNTALLVDKLWGLSMTKEFRETTSNTVGTDMSLYKVMSKWQFACDFMSVIRVNKLPVVLKTDDEPNLVSPAYPVFEVNDINALHPEYLMMWFSRPEFDRYAVFKCDSAIRGGFDWEELCDTSLPVPPITKQKEVVKEYKVLVDRINLNNRVIQNLEETAQAIYKQWFIDFEFPDNNGKPYRSYGGKMVESELGDVPKDWEVISIKELCVEMKSGGTPSRDNVEYWDSRDVPWLKTGEVSNKVLVEAEEYISFKGLKNSSAKILPINSVLIAMYGEGRTKGQVGYLKFEASTNQACCAMICENEYISSYLYYYLLINRDEISNMANGGAQPNLSKALIEELRIIKPTRELLLRHPFIKILNSIESITRENISLEKIKGLLLSKLATMEDKL from the coding sequence ATGAAATCAAATTATAAGCGACTCGGTGATTATATCCACAAGGTCGATAATCGAAATACTGCTCTATTAGTAGATAAACTATGGGGTCTAAGTATGACCAAAGAGTTTAGAGAAACTACTTCAAACACTGTCGGTACAGATATGTCTCTTTATAAAGTAATGAGTAAATGGCAGTTTGCTTGTGATTTTATGTCTGTTATTCGGGTTAACAAATTGCCCGTCGTATTAAAAACAGACGATGAACCGAATTTGGTATCGCCTGCGTATCCTGTTTTTGAAGTGAATGACATTAATGCACTTCATCCTGAATATTTAATGATGTGGTTTAGTAGACCTGAGTTTGATAGGTATGCTGTCTTTAAATGCGACAGTGCAATCCGTGGAGGATTTGATTGGGAGGAACTCTGTGACACATCTCTTCCAGTTCCACCCATTACTAAGCAAAAAGAAGTTGTAAAAGAATACAAAGTGTTGGTGGATAGAATAAATCTGAACAACCGTGTCATTCAAAATTTAGAGGAAACCGCACAGGCTATATACAAACAGTGGTTTATTGATTTTGAATTTCCCGATAATAATGGAAAACCATATAGATCATATGGTGGGAAGATGGTAGAAAGTGAATTGGGAGATGTTCCTAAGGATTGGGAAGTGATTTCTATCAAAGAACTTTGTGTAGAAATGAAATCAGGCGGAACTCCAAGCAGAGATAATGTAGAGTATTGGGATAGCAGAGATGTACCTTGGTTGAAAACTGGAGAAGTTAGCAATAAAGTATTGGTTGAAGCCGAAGAGTATATTTCTTTCAAAGGGTTAAAAAATAGTTCAGCAAAAATTTTACCAATTAATTCAGTGTTAATTGCTATGTATGGTGAAGGAAGAACAAAAGGGCAAGTAGGTTATTTGAAATTTGAAGCGTCAACAAATCAGGCATGTTGTGCAATGATTTGTGAAAATGAATATATTTCTTCATACCTATATTATTATCTTTTAATAAACCGAGACGAGATTTCAAATATGGCTAATGGTGGAGCTCAACCAAACCTCAGTAAAGCGCTTATTGAAGAGTTGAGAATTATAAAGCCAACAAGAGAGTTACTTTTAAGGCACCCATTCATAAAAATTCTCAATTCAATAGAAAGTATAACAAGAGAAAATATAAGTCTTGAAAAAATCAAAGGCTTGTTGCTCTCCAAACTTGCAACAATGGAGGATAAACTATGA